The genomic segment CCAGTATTTCATCCATGTCGCACGGCCATCCGCCGAAATGGACGGGGGCGATGGCCTTGCACCTTGCGGTTATCCGACGCGCCGCGTCTTCCAGATCTATTGTCAGGCTGTCCGGGTGGACATCGACAAGAATGATGTCTGCCCCGAGATGACGGAAAACCGCGGCCGTGGCCGAGAATGTCAAAGTCGGCACCAGAACGGCGTCTCCGGGGCCTATACCGCACGCCTCGGCCGCAAGATGAAGACCTGCCGTGGCCGAGTTGACGGCAATGGCTTGAATATTGGTGTCGCCGAGGAAGACGCTAAACGCCTCCTCGAAGAGCTTGCTCCGGCTGCCTGTCGTCAGCCATCCCGATCTAAGCACGGCCACGACAGCTTCGATTTCGGCTTCACCAATTGACGGTCGGAAGAACGGAATTGCTAGCGATGACATGACGCGCCTTTCCATGGTTCGGTACCAACATTGGACTCATTTCATGGAGCTGTTGAGGGCGCGTTGTGGTTAGGCGCTGTCACATTTGTAGAGGGAGTACCCATTTCGGCTAGGAGCAGATACCTCCATTGAAACGTTCAGGACATCCATTGTTGCGATAACGGCACGTGAACGCGCCCTATACAGTCTGGCGTCTTAGCCAATCACCGCCAGGCGAGAATTTCGCTCCGTCGGGAAAGGTGACGTCGTCAAGTGAGCATAGGAGTCGTTCGATGCATTCTCGTCGGAGTGTCGAATTGCGCGCCAAGAATGTAGACGCAGGGTATTGCTCTGCCGTGATCAGCGCGTCTCGGTTGCTGAGTGAGACGCACGAGCCATTTGCAATAACGCCGCGCGGGATTACCGGATCGCGCGTGCTCATCACAGGCGCAGGGGGGTCAATTGGCTCTGAGCTGGCCGTCCAGATTGCACAGATGAAGCCAGCACAGCTATGCCTCGTGGATACCTGCGAGTACAATCTCTACCGGATTTCCTGCGCGATGGAGCGCATTGGTGCCTTCAATTGGCAAGCCATCCTCGGAGACGTCCGCGATGAAGCCGCGATGCGTCATCTGTTTCTCGGCGTAAGGCCGGAAATCGTATTTCATGGCGCGGCCCTGAAACATGTGCCGCTGCTCGAGACCGATAACATCGTCGAAGCCGTGCGGACCAATGTCATCGGCTCCAAAGTCATCGTCGATCTTTGCCTCGCCCATGGGGCGGAATTCGTCATGATTTCGACCGACAAGGCGGTCAATCCATCATCTCAGATGGGGATGACTAAGCGTGCCGCGGAAATTTACGTACATGATCGCGCCCTGCGTTATCCCGAGATGCGCGTCAGTCTCGTGCGCTTTGGAAACGTAATCGGCTCGTCCGGCTCCGTTGTTCCGTTGTTCCGGGCGCAGATCGCAGCCGGAGGGCCGGTCACCGTGACCCACCCACACATGACCCGATACATGATGACGATTTCGGAAGCCGTCCGCCTTTCGATCGGCGCCTGCAGCTTGCCGCAGGACGGTTTCGCGCTCTACGTCCTGGACATGGGTAAGCCCATCAGCATCCTCGACCTGGCGATCGGGATGATCAAAGCGGAAGGCCTGCGTCCGTTCAAAGATATCGAGATAAAGTTCGTCGGTGTGCGCCCGGGCGAAAAATTGGTCGAGGAGCTGGGTTACGCGTGGGAAAAGCTGTGTCCGACTTCGGTCTCTGGGATCAGAGTGGCGCAGCCGGATTTCGACCCGCGAACGCGAATGGCCGCATTTGACGAACTTCTGGCCGCCGCGAATAGCCGAAACGGTGACTGGGTGAAGCGCAGCCTGCGGCAAATGATTCCTGAATATGTTTCCGCCGATGCTGGTGTCTCTCAATCAGATTGGGCAGCGCTGGCGACAAAGCGATGCGCGCGACGAGTATGGAGGCGCGGATATGCGGAAGAGATTTCATCGATCGCTGCGCTGTTTTGAACCGTCTCGATCAAGCTTGCTGGGCGCAGCCTGTGTAAGCGTCCTGTTAAGCGGCCCCTCTCTGGCGGACATGGCGCCAGACTTCCAGATTGGGCCAGGTGATACACTGGAGATCGCCGTCGCCGGCATCCCGGAGATGCGTCAGCGCGTCACCGTCCAGCCTGACGGGACGATCGCGATCCCGCTGGCGGATTCGCTTCGCGTGGCTGGACTGACTGCCAGCGAGCTCCGTGACCGTATCCGTGCACAGCTGAACGGCAAAATTTATCGGCAGCGAGGCGCGAGCGGTCAAGATGCGTTCGTGGTGATCAGACCTGAGGAAGTGACCGCTTCCGTCCTCGATTTTCGGCCAATCTACGTAACGGGCGCCGTGAGAAAACCCGGTGAGGTGACTTTCCGGGCGGGAATGTCGGCGCAGCAAGCGATAGCTCTCGCCGGAGGATACGGCGTGCCCGGCGGAGATACAGCGACCGCGCAATTCGATCTGCCGGTGTTGAAGGCCGAATTCACCGCAGTGTGGACTGACTATACCAAGGCACTGTTTCGGTTGGCGCGTGTCCAAAGCGAATTGAACGATTCAAGCACGCTGAGCGCGAACGACCCTTCCAATATACGACTGCCCTTGAAACAGGTAAAAGCCTTGGCCGAGCTTGAAACCAAGGTGCTCGCGGCGCGGCTGGTCGACTACCACAAGCAGAAACAATCGTACCAATCCGCGGGGCAGGTTCTGAGCGAGCAGTCGGCTATGCTGACCAAGCTGCAAAAGCAGGAAGAAGAAGGTGCGGGCGCGGACCGAGATGACCTGAAGAAGCTTATGGATCTCCTCGCGCGAGGACAGGTCACGAGCACCCGCGTGATCGACGCCCGGCGCGCCTTTCTCTTGTCGTCGACGCGCGCGCTGCAGGTCAGCGAGGAGTTGCTGAGCATCCGGAGACAATCGGAAGAGAACGCCCGTCAGTTCGACCACTACGAAAGCGATAGACAGGTTGCGCTGCTTCAGGAAAGTCAGCAGGCGACGCTGGACATGAACACGGCGCTGACCAAGCAACGGGGCATCGAAGACAAGATCCACGTTATCTACAGCGGCCGCTTTGATGCCTCAGACGGCGATCGCGAGCGTGTCGAGGTCAAGGTAACACGCAAGACTCACAACAACGTCCCCGAAACGCTCGCGGCCGATGCGAGTGTTCCTTTGCAGCCTGGCGATGTTGTAGAGGTTTCGCTTGGCCGACGTGACCCGGCGGCCATGAGCGAATAGAGCCTCGAGGCTGCGCGGGAGCGCGAGGCATGACATCGGCCGAGAAGCTAGGCCTTTGTCGGACGTCATCATGTTTCGAGCGCTGTTATTGTCGCCGGTCTCGCGCTGGAAGATAGTCCAATCACAATCTAGATATGTCGACCGTCGATCCGATTTGGATGATGGCGTGACTGCACATTCAAAAGGCACGATCGGATAAAATAAGCGGCGCTCTTGGTCCGATTGCGCCGTGCATGTTTTGACTGCACCATAGCAGTTTAGCGATCTTCGTCGTTCTCTCACAGCTTCACTGTGGCGTTCTTCTTATCTCGTTTTCCTTCGCCGTATCACTTGATCATGGCAGATGAGCGAGATGGCAAATTAGCAATGGCATGTAAGACTTGCGAGCGATGACGACGCGCGCTCGAGAACGCAGCATCCGACAAAGATCCTTTACCCGATGTTCGCTGCGCGACGTCTCTTTGCATCATGAAAGCTTGCCGGAATGCATGCGACGGCCGCATGTCCTGTCGCTGTTGCAGCGGGGCGATATATTCGTCGGGATAGCGCGCTTTGCATAAATAATAATCAGCCGATACGAGTAATCATACTACCTAAGAAGTACCTGTTTCCATGGGGTTAGACACATATTCGTCGCAAATTTGTCAAAAAATGTCTCTGCCGTTCGTTGGAACGGCGGCCTTTGCGGTGCAATTTGGAAGGGGCATCGTATTGGCTGAGTTGAAGTGACAATCTTGCGCGGGAGGCCGAGGCCGCAGCGTCAAATCCTTTATTAAGCGTGAGGTTCTCGTCGCTGATTATCTATTTTATCGGGGGGAACAAAGTATGAGTACTAGCTTTGCGACAGTCGTGACCGGTAGTCACGCCCTGGCTCGGGAAGGGCTCTGCCGAATGCTAATTTCGGCCCGCTTTGAAATAGCAGGCACAGTCACCAATGTGCTGGAGATCATTCCAAAAATTGAGCAGAAGCAGCGACCGGTGCTCGTTGTCGTCATCGGCGGCGACGAGTTTTCCACGACGCTTGAGCAGATAGAAACATGCCGACGTTTGTTTTCAAACGACCGCATCGTCGTCCTGGCCTGCGGTTGGCGGATTTCTGACGTAGGAGCGGCTTTCGCCGCGGGTGCGAATGCATGCCTTGATGAAGACACCAATGCGCGCGCGCTTATCAAATCACTCGAACTGGTTATGCTCGGCATGACTCTCTTTCCTCAGAACGTCGTAGCCGCTGTCTTCTCACGGGATGTTATCCCAGACGCACGAAGCGCTGTGCATGATGCGATGGGAAAGACGCATGCCAGTGGTGTCGATGTTCTGTCCGATCGAGAAACGCGAATCCTGGAAAGCCTTAAGACAGGCGATTCCAACAAAGTCCTCGCGCGAAAGTTGGGCATTTCCGAAGCGACCGTAAAAGTGCACGTCAAAGCCATCCTTCGAAAGATCCACGTACAAAACCGCACGCAAGCGGCTTTCTGGGCTTTAAGTAAAGGATTGGAGAGCCGGGCACCGCAGTCGATCGCACAAGCGGTTATCGCGGAGTGACCTGCGGATCTGCTGCGATGCCGCCCAGCGTATAGCCGAGGGTATGATAAAATCTTTTCTCCCGCACCATGCGCTGCATGTTGTACGGCGCGGTCGGCAATCTGCGAGAGCGGCTCAACCTCAAGACTTCGGTAAATGCCGAACGCGAGCGAGAGCGACATCCTGATGTCAGTTTCCAGCCGCGATGACGGGTCCTTTTAGAAGCGAGCCCAGAGCCCACGACTGCTTGATACGATCGTTAATCCACCGATCGCTCCTCGCACGGATGCATCTCACCAAACGCGTCTTTCCTTGAGCCACTTCAGCCGCGATGCCGTGAACTATGCCATCGGCTTGATATTCTGGTTGAGGCGGAAGAAATTGGTCGGATCGTATGTGTTCTTCAGCGCGACAAGGCGTGCGTAATTTTCGCCATAGGCGTCACGCACCCGGTCCTCGCCCTCATCACCGAGATTGTTCGCGTAGACGCCGCCGGTCGAATAGGGCCTGACGGCGCTCCACAGATCGCGCGCCCAACGCATGTTCGCGTCGTCATCGGCCGGATCGTCCCAGATCGCGATCGGAAAGCAGTCAAAGGCCGCATCGCGGTTTGCGTAGGGCGTGTCCAATACCGGAACCCGTGCAATTGCGCCGCCGACATGCTGGAAAACCAGCAAGGACGAGGTGTTTGGCGCTCTCGCATAGGCGTCGAGCAGCGCATCGATCGCATCGGTACTGATCTCGCGCAGGAACTGTGCCTTCCAGTAGTAGCGACGTCCCCGTGGAAACAG from the Beijerinckia sp. 28-YEA-48 genome contains:
- a CDS encoding polysaccharide biosynthesis protein, encoding MRAKNVDAGYCSAVISASRLLSETHEPFAITPRGITGSRVLITGAGGSIGSELAVQIAQMKPAQLCLVDTCEYNLYRISCAMERIGAFNWQAILGDVRDEAAMRHLFLGVRPEIVFHGAALKHVPLLETDNIVEAVRTNVIGSKVIVDLCLAHGAEFVMISTDKAVNPSSQMGMTKRAAEIYVHDRALRYPEMRVSLVRFGNVIGSSGSVVPLFRAQIAAGGPVTVTHPHMTRYMMTISEAVRLSIGACSLPQDGFALYVLDMGKPISILDLAIGMIKAEGLRPFKDIEIKFVGVRPGEKLVEELGYAWEKLCPTSVSGIRVAQPDFDPRTRMAAFDELLAAANSRNGDWVKRSLRQMIPEYVSADAGVSQSDWAALATKRCARRVWRRGYAEEISSIAALF
- a CDS encoding polysaccharide biosynthesis/export family protein, with the protein product MAPDFQIGPGDTLEIAVAGIPEMRQRVTVQPDGTIAIPLADSLRVAGLTASELRDRIRAQLNGKIYRQRGASGQDAFVVIRPEEVTASVLDFRPIYVTGAVRKPGEVTFRAGMSAQQAIALAGGYGVPGGDTATAQFDLPVLKAEFTAVWTDYTKALFRLARVQSELNDSSTLSANDPSNIRLPLKQVKALAELETKVLAARLVDYHKQKQSYQSAGQVLSEQSAMLTKLQKQEEEGAGADRDDLKKLMDLLARGQVTSTRVIDARRAFLLSSTRALQVSEELLSIRRQSEENARQFDHYESDRQVALLQESQQATLDMNTALTKQRGIEDKIHVIYSGRFDASDGDRERVEVKVTRKTHNNVPETLAADASVPLQPGDVVEVSLGRRDPAAMSE
- a CDS encoding response regulator transcription factor — protein: MSTSFATVVTGSHALAREGLCRMLISARFEIAGTVTNVLEIIPKIEQKQRPVLVVVIGGDEFSTTLEQIETCRRLFSNDRIVVLACGWRISDVGAAFAAGANACLDEDTNARALIKSLELVMLGMTLFPQNVVAAVFSRDVIPDARSAVHDAMGKTHASGVDVLSDRETRILESLKTGDSNKVLARKLGISEATVKVHVKAILRKIHVQNRTQAAFWALSKGLESRAPQSIAQAVIAE